In a genomic window of Bemisia tabaci chromosome 1, PGI_BMITA_v3:
- the mdlc gene encoding E3 ubiquitin-protein ligase RNF113A, protein MGDSEGSSKPLFKKRTVFAKANRKRQSSSDEDSDPDKASVVVKKFRKNAYNVNTQSTKVARKNVQIENSSEDSDDESKKLSVSYKSRKTAESEAPRDMGATATLEIETEHDRDAQAIYEKSLEVNKELKGKEDDKIYRGLANYTQFYEKRDTAQGNAASGMVRKGPIRAPANLRATVRWDYQPDICKDYKETGFCGFGDSCKFLHDRTDYKFGWQLERETQAGGGNDEDDTKYEIDSDEDDHLPFKCFICRDSFKDPVVTKCKHYFCEKCALTNYKKSTRCYVCNTPTGGFFNPAHELIAKMNAEPSAPSVCPSSNEDSD, encoded by the coding sequence GCAAATCGAAAACGACAGTCAAGCAGTGATGAAGATTCAGATCCTGACAAAGCCTCTgttgttgtaaaaaaattccGTAAAAATGCATACAATGTGAATACTCAAAGCACGAAAGTGGCAAGGAAAAATGTACAGATTGAAAACAGCTCTGAAGACTCGGATGATGAATCTAAAAAGCTATCTGTATCCTATAAATCACGAAAAACAGCAGAATCTGAAGCTCCAAGAGACATGGGTGCCACTGCAACCCTTGAAATTGAAACGGAGCATGATAGAGATGCTCAAGCGATTTATGAGAAATCTCTTGAAGTGAACAAAGAATTGAAAGGCAAggaagatgataaaatttaccgAGGTCTTGCAAACTACACGCAGTTTTATGAAAAACGTGACACTGCCCAAGGTAACGCTGCAAGTGGAATGGTCAGGAAAGGTCCAATCAGAGCACCAGCTAACTTGAGAGCGACTGTAAGATGGGATTATCAGCCTGATATATGTAAAGATTACAAAGAAACTGGATTTTGTGGTTTTGGTGACAGttgtaaatttttacatgatCGAACAGATTATAAGTTTGGTTGGCAGCTGGAGAGAGAGACTCAAGCAGGAGGCGGAAATGATGAAGATGATACAAAGTATGAAATTGACTCAGATGAAGATGACCACTTACCCTTTAAGTGCTTCATTTGCCGCGATTCATTCAAAGATCCTGTCGTTACGAAATGTAAACACTATTTCTGTGAAAAGTGTGCTTtgacaaattacaaaaaatctaCTCGATGCTACGTGTGTAATACACCCACTGGTGGTTTTTTCAATCCAGCTCACGAACTCATTGCGAAAATGAATGCTGAACCATCAGCTCCATCAGTTTGCCCAAGCTCAAATGAAGATTCTGACTAA
- the LOC109035600 gene encoding protein YIPF3, which produces MTRKKHSVIFIGNTPEYDNPNIGWQKTKFLKKYFSVSPRELPRRVFNSFVPPFISSGKTYRVHVDFVGPCLALLILNGLLSLGHSYKSPSASVDTAPFKVLLLYSIFTPVISYFLAHLCESAIKFSELVALFGYGLYGHIFTLILPLLLSDESSNVIFAMCLVAFSGMSTLRIALVFLTSIPKPIFRLLLCSVVAINQILSVLFLHFLYMHRTFVYAASALDYE; this is translated from the coding sequence ATGACAAGAAAGAAGCACTCTGTCATATTCATTGGGAATACCCCTGAATATGACAATCCAAATATTGGGTGGCAAAAAactaaattcttgaaaaagtatttttcagtGTCTCCAAGAGAGTTACCAAGAAGGGTCTTTAATTCCTTTGTTCCACCGTTTATTTCAAGTGGCAAGACTTACCGAGTTCATGTAGACTTTGTTGGACCCTGTTTGGCACTCTTAATTCTCAATGGTCTTCTCAGCCTAGGGCACTCGTATAAGTCTCCTAGTGCCTCAGTAGACACCGCACCATTTAAGGTGTTACTGCTATACTCTATTTTTACCCCAGTTATCAGCTACTTTCTCGCTCACTTATGTGAGTCAGCCATTAAATTTAGTGAATTGGTTGCTTTGTTTGGTTACGGTCTCTATGGCCATATTTTCACCCTGATCTTGCCCTTACTTCTAAGCGATGAGTCAAGTAATGTGATTTTTGCCATGTGTCTTGTAGCTTTCTCTGGTATGAGCACTTTGAGAATTGCATTAGTCTTCCTCACCTCAATTCCCAAGCCAATTTTTCGACTGTTATTGTGCAGCGTTGTAGCgattaatcaaattttgagtgtgcttttccttcattttctgtACATGCATCGAACCTTCGTTTATGCTGCTAGTGCATTGGATTACGAATAG
- the LOC109035568 gene encoding ATP synthase subunit d, mitochondrial, whose translation MATKRFLKSSVNWAALAERMADSPQKPEFLAFKAKCDSYFQKVAALPDEPPKIDWKQYKSVSPEILDSFQKQYESFKVPYPEDKYSHIYDSAAEESKVTVEKFQAFCRLGISRANEHLAIWKAMPPIESMSLGEFGEWLPTFLPDFVERPTFWPHTPEFQLTEQDEEEWRQKLAGIEKGEH comes from the exons ATGGCGACTAAGAGGTTTTTGAAATCCTCTGTGAACTGGGCAGCACTCGCCGAAAGAATGGCCGACTCCCCCCAGAAGCCCGAATTTCTTGCTTTTAAAGCAAAATGTGATTCATACTTCCAGAA agttgCAGCGCTCCCAGATGAACCCCCAAAAATTGACTGGAAACAATACAAATCAGTATCACCGGAAATACTTGATTCCTTCCAAAAGCAATATGAATCTTTCAAAGTTCCCTACCCAGAAGACAAGTACAGCCATATCTATGATAGTGCGGCAGAAGAATCG AAAGTTActgtggaaaaatttcaagctttctGTCGCCTAGGTATTAGTCGAGCAAATGAGCACTTGGCCATCTGGAAAGCGATGCCACCAATAGAATCCATGTCCCTCGGAGAATTTGGTGAATGGCTCCCCACCTTTTTGCCTGATTTTGTCGAGAGACCAACATTCTGGCCCCACACACCAGAATTCCAGCTCACTGAGCAAGATGAAGAAGAATGGCGACAAAAATTAGCAGGAATAGAGAAGGGtgaacattaa
- the rngo gene encoding protein DDI1 homolog 2, with protein sequence MKITVTTLNDDIFVLDVSEDLELENFKAFCEVESGFPAHEVVINHNGRPLGDNRKSMKAHGVTDGDVVILQHISSSSQMAFNSPDQSLLSNQLDFSGIQIPGASSSRPTAGDIMSRAPMDDPAHVRDLFLANPDQLALLKQNNPRLADALATGNLDEFAKVLREQLEEKERRQQQRNRMMNAHPFDTEAQRLIADEIKQKNIEANMEAAMEYNPETFGVVVMLYINCKVNGFPVKAFIDSGAQTTIMSAACAERVNIMRLVDTRWAGIARGVGVQRIIGRIHMVQVAIENDFLTTSFSVLEEQAMDMLLGLDMLKRHQCCIDLEKNVLRIGTTGTETPFLAETELPPCARLSTNIDDPDVVRKVEERDLEKAIEDSKKDRANAPNWNAASSSNSSRNSSSASSAQSVLPSDKFTENDIKELVSLGFTREQVISELRNFNGNKTQATAALFAKSLKF encoded by the exons atgaaaattacAGTAACCACTTTAAATGATGACATTTTTGTCTTAGATGTTAGTGAAGATCTGGAactagaaaatttcaaagctttttGTGAGGTTGAGTCAGGATTCCCTGCTCATGAAGTGGTTATCAATCACAATGGAAGACCCTTGGGAGATAACCGAAAATCTATGAAAGCCCACGGAGTCACGGATGGAGACGTCGTTATTCTCCAGCACATCTCATCAAGTTCTCAGATGGCATTCAATTCTCCAGACCAGA gcTTATTATCAAACCAGCTTGATTTTAGTGGCATCCAAATACCAGGTGCTTCAAGCTCTCGACCTACAGCAGGAGACATAATGTCACGTGCGCCAATGGACGACCCAGCACATGTGCGCGATTTGTTTCTGGCAAACCCGGATCAGTTAGCCCTTCTGAAGCAGAACAATCCTCGTCTTGCTGATGCTCTTGCTACTGGAAATTTAG ATGAGTTTGCAAAAGTTCTTAGAGAACAGTTGGAAGAAAAAGAGCGCCGACAGCAGCAAAGAAATCGTATGATGAACGCTCATCCATTTGATACAGAGGCACAAAGATTAATTGCTGATGAaattaaacagaaaaatatcgagGCAAATATGGAGGCAGCCATGGAGTATAATCCAGAGACATTCGGTGTCGTTGTTATGCTTTACATTAACTGTAAAGTTAACGGGTTTCCGGTCAAAGCGTTTATTGATTCTG GAGCCCAAACAACAATTATGTCTGCTGCTTGTGCGGAACGGGTCAATATCATGCGTTTGGTTGACACTCGGTGGGCTGGTATTGCCAGAGGTGTAGGTGTCCAAAGAATCATCGGTAGAATACACATGGTTCAAGTAGCAATCGAAAATGACTTTTTAACAACATCATTCTCTGTCCTTGAGGAGCAAGCAATGGACATGCTGCTTGGTTTAGACATGCTCAAAAGACATCAG TGCTGCATAGACttagaaaaaaatgttctgAGAATTGGCACTACAGGAACTGAAACTCCATTTTTAGCGGAAACAGAACTACCGCCTTGTGCTCGATTATCAACAAACATTGATGATCCAGATGTTGTACGCAAAGTTGAAGAAAGAGACCTAGAAAAAGCAATCGAAGATAGTAAAAAGGATAGAG CAAATGCACCAAACTGGAATGCAGCCTCAAGTAGTAATAGCTCAAGAAATAGCAGTTCTGCGAGTTCTGCACAATCAGTGTTACCTAGTGATAAATTTACTGAAAACGACATCAAGGAACTAGTCAGTTTAGGGTTCACCAGAGAACAG gtgatATCTGAACTTCGGAACTTTAATGGTAATAAAACTCAAGCAACTGCAGCATTATTTGCAAAATCTCTAAAATTCTGA